In Myxocyprinus asiaticus isolate MX2 ecotype Aquarium Trade chromosome 3, UBuf_Myxa_2, whole genome shotgun sequence, the following proteins share a genomic window:
- the LOC127430871 gene encoding leucyl-cystinyl aminopeptidase-like isoform X4: MESFDSESAPLPRNMIENSMFEEEPDVVDLAKEFPSYPIDSDDVVYEPRSSRLLVRGLGENDLDEDEEDYESSARLLGMSFMNRNSSQRSAASSYIRQQPSGWCSMPSAWTMVVGVLILVLVASMIMVIYFLPGCTFTRDGCKKTMDTVYPVSTSGELFPWTELRLPVSVHPVHYNISLHPNLTSMTFQGSVSIIVQVLQVTKKIVLHSSDMKIISATFEGKEVKILEYKPWQQIAIKFPDDLKKGQYVLNINYTANFSSSYDGFYNSSYVDTTGAKRVLAATQFEPLAARKAFPCFDEPGFKSTFLIKITREPKYISLSNMPKAKTSNLSNGLQEDEFEKSVNMSTYLVAFIVAEFSSVSKNVSKTMVSVYAVPDKKDQVHYALETAGKLLDFYNTFFEIDYPLSKLDLVAIPDFLAGAMENWGLITFRETTLLVGNHSSHIDKQLVTCVIAHELAHQWFGNLVTMRWWNDLWLNEGFATYMQYTSIETVFPELDIDTEFLSIRFRALAKDALNSSHPVSTVVSTPEQVEEMFDSVSYEKGASILLMLNGTLTGEEFRKGVIEYLQKYTFRNTESEDLWNSLSQIMNTWTVQKGFPLVSVKRNGTQVTLTQEHFHLNSENTKDSLWHIPLTYVNDSCSALSSCKQVFHLKDKTATLKLPAQVKWLKFNYRSDGFYIVHYDEEGWRVLNEALSVDVNILPREDRAALINNIFALSRLGKVPFRQVLNLMEYIRNETETAPLTEALFQLAQIYRLLDKRSELNLVSRMKSYIFEHFGSLMDSQSWEQENSVSKITLRSALLEIACSLNRHNCTTQAKLIFDQWLASNKTNQIPSDLMTTVFKVAAQTEDGWTTLLDMYKYSNYDTEKRKTLEALASTQDVKKIILILQKSLDGSVIETHEFPFVINTICKNLPGYLYTWYFVKENWDKIIQKFPVGSYAIQSIIMSTTSQFSTKTHLVEAQNFFSSLGDRGSQMRIVQEAIETIKLNMLWLENNLNTLQNWL; the protein is encoded by the exons ATGGAGTCGTTTGATAGCG AAAGCGCTCCATTGCCCAGGAACATGATTGAGAACAGCATGTTTGAGGAAGAGCCAGATGTGGTGGATTTGGCAAAGGAGTTCCCATCCTATCCCATAGATTCAGATGATGTGGTCTACGAACCACGGAGCTCACGACTGCTAGTCAGAGGACTGGGAGAAAATGACTTGGACGAAGACGAGGAAGACTACGAATCATCTGCTCGGCTTCTTGGAATGTCCTTCATGAACCGCAATTCCAGCCAGCGTAGTGCTGCCTCATCCTACATCCGCCAACAACCTTCTGGATGGTGCTCGATGCCTTCTGCTTGGACAATGGTGGTAGGAGTTCTCATCTTGGTACTGGTTGCCTCCATGATCATGGTCATCTACTTCCTGCCAGGTTGCACTTTCACCCGAGATGGTTGTAAGAAGACCATGGACACTGTCTATCCAGTTTCCACAAGTGGAGAACTTTTCCCCTGGACAGAGTTGAGGTTACCAGTCAGTGTACACCCTGTGCATTACAATATTTCACTTCATCCCAACCTGACCTCCATGACCTTCCAAGGAAGCGTGTCGATTATAGTGCAGGTCTTGCAGGTAACAAAGAAGATAGTTCTGCACAGCTCTGATATGAAAATAATCAGTGCCACTTTTGAAGGTAAAGAGGTCAAGATCTTGGAGTACAAACCATGGCAGCAGATTGCCATAAAATTTCCAGACGATCTTAAGAAGGGACAGTATGTACTGAATATTAACTACACAGCAAACTTCTCCAGCAGCTATGATGGCTTCTACAACAGCTCCTATGTCGATACAACTGGTGCGAAAAG AGTTTTAGCTGCTACTCAGTTTGAACCCCTGGCAGCCCGCAAGGCTTTCCCTTGTTTTGACGAGCCAGGTTTTAAATCTACTTTTCTAATTAAGATAACAAGAGAACCCAAGTACATCAGCCTTTCAAACATGCCCAAG gcCAAAACCTCTAATTTAAGCAATGGGCTTCAAGAAGATGAGTTTGAGAAAAGTGTTAATATGAGCACTTACCTGGTTGCGTTTATAGTGGCTGAATTCAGCAGTGTCAGTAAGAATGTCTCTAAAACTATG GTGTCTGTGTATGCAGTTCCAGACAAAAAAGACCAAGTCCATTATGCTCTGGAAACAGCTGGCAAATTGTTGGATTTCTACAACACATTCTTTGAAATTGACTACCCATTAAGCAAGCTGG ATTTAGTGGCCATTCCTGACTTCCTTGCtggagccatggagaactggGGACTAATTACATTCCGTGAGACAACTCTGCTAGTTGGGAATCATTCCTCCCATATAGACAAGCAACTGGTGACCTGTGTCATTGCTCATGAACTTGCCCACCAG TGGTTTGGAAATTTGGTCACTATGAGATGGTGGAATGATCTTTGGCTAAATGAAGGATTTGCAACCTACATGCAGTATACATCAATTGAAACCGTGTTCCCTGAACTTGACATA GACACTGAATTCTTAAGCATTCGTTTCAGAGCCCTGGCCAAAGATGCATTGAACTCATCCCACCCAGTGTCTACTGTAGTGAGCACCCCAGAGCAGGTGGAAGAGATGTTTGACTCTGTGTCTTATGAGAAG GGGGCTTCAATACTTCTTATGCTCAATGGAACACTCACAGGTGAAGAGTTTCGAAAAGGAGTGATTGAGTATTTGCAGAAGTATACATTCAGAAACACAGAAAGTGAAGACTTATGGAACAGTCTATCCCAG ATTATGAATACTTGGACTGTACAGAAGGGCTTTCCTCTGGTCTCAGTGAAGAGGAATGGCACTCAAGTGACACTGACCCAAGAACATTTCCATCTGAATTCTGAAAACACCAAAGACAG TTTGTGGCATATTCCCCTGACATATGTGAATGACAGCTGTAGTGCTCTCAGCTCCTGCAAGCAAGTATTCCATCTCAAGGACAAAACAG CCACGTTAAAGCTACCAGCTCAGGTCAAGTGGTTGAAGTTCAACTACAGGAGCGATGGCTTCTACATAGTGCATTATGACGAGGAAGGGTGGAGGGTGTTGAATGAGGCATTGAGTGTGGACGTGAATATTCTCCCCCGTGAGGACAGAGCAGCACTCATCAATAACATCTTTGCTCTCTCCAG ATTGGGCAAGGTGCCCTTCAGGCAGGTCTTAAATCTAATGGAGTACATCAGAAATGAGACAGAGACTGCTCCTCTCACTGAAGCTCTCTTCCAGCTTGCTCAGATCTACAGATTGCTTGACAAAAGATCAGAGTTGAACTTGGTCTCTAGAATGAAG agttacaTTTTTGAACATTTTGGCAGTTTAATGGACAGTCAATCATGGGAACAGGAAAACTCTGTGTCTAAGATTACACTTAGGTCCGCTCTGCTGGAGATTGCATGTTCCCTCAACAGACACAACTGCACAACACAGGCCAAACTTATCTTTGATCAGTGGTTGGCTTCCAACAAGACTAATCA GATTCCCAGTGACCTCATGACAACAGTCTTCAAAGTTGCTGCCCAAACGGAAGATGGATGGACCACACTTTTAGATATGTATAAATACTCCAACTATGACACAGAGAAGCGCAAGACACTGGAGGCTTTGGCCAGTACTCaggatgtaaaaaaaattatatt AATTCTACAAAAAAGTCTTGATGGAAGTGTGATCGAAACACATGAATTTCCCTTTGTGATCAACACAATTTGCAAGAACCTTCCTGGCTACCTCTACACTTGGTATTTTGTAAAAGAGAACTGGGATAAAATCATTCAAAA GTTTCCTGTCGGATCCTATGCCATTCAAAGCATCATCATGTCTACAACCAGTCAGTTTTCCACTAAAACACATCTCGTGGAG GCACAGAACTTCTTCAGTTCTCTGGGGGACAGAGGTTCTCAGATGAGGATCGTGCAGGAGGCCATTGAGACCATTAAGCTCAACATGCTTTGGCTGGAGAATAACCTCAACACACTTCAGAACTGGTTGTAG
- the LOC127430871 gene encoding leucyl-cystinyl aminopeptidase-like isoform X3 — MESFDSESAPLPRNMIENSMFEEEPDVVDLAKEFPSYPIDSDDVVYEPRSSRLLVRGLGENDLDEDEEDYESSARLLGMSFMNRNSSQRSAASSYIRQQPSGWCSMPSAWTMVVGVLILVLVASMIMVIYFLPGCTFTRDGCKKTMDTVYPVSTSGELFPWTELRLPVSVHPVHYNISLHPNLTSMTFQGSVSIIVQVLQVTKKIVLHSSDMKIISATFEGKEVKILEYKPWQQIAIKFPDDLKKGQYVLNINYTANFSSSYDGFYNSSYVDTTGAKRVLAATQFEPLAARKAFPCFDEPGFKSTFLIKITREPKYISLSNMPKAKTSNLSNGLQEDEFEKSVNMSTYLVAFIVAEFSSVSKNVSKTMVSVYAVPDKKDQVHYALETAGKLLDFYNTFFEIDYPLSKLDLVAIPDFLAGAMENWGLITFRETTLLVGNHSSHIDKQLVTCVIAHELAHQWFGNLVTMRWWNDLWLNEGFATYMQYTSIETVFPELDIDTEFLSIRFRALAKDALNSSHPVSTVVSTPEQVEEMFDSVSYEKGASILLMLNGTLTGEEFRKGVIEYLQKYTFRNTESEDLWNSLSQIMNTWTVQKGFPLVSVKRNGTQVTLTQEHFHLNSENTKDSSLWHIPLTYVNDSCSALSSCKQVFHLKDKTATLKLPAQVKWLKFNYRSDGFYIVHYDEEGWRVLNEALSVDVNILPREDRAALINNIFALSRLGKVPFRQVLNLMEYIRNETETAPLTEALFQLAQIYRLLDKRSELNLVSRMKSYIFEHFGSLMDSQSWEQENSVSKITLRSALLEIACSLNRHNCTTQAKLIFDQWLASNKTNQIPSDLMTTVFKVAAQTEDGWTTLLDMYKYSNYDTEKRKTLEALASTQDVKKIILILQKSLDGSVIETHEFPFVINTICKNLPGYLYTWYFVKENWDKIIQKFPVGSYAIQSIIMSTTSQFSTKTHLVEAQNFFSSLGDRGSQMRIVQEAIETIKLNMLWLENNLNTLQNWL; from the exons ATGGAGTCGTTTGATAGCG AAAGCGCTCCATTGCCCAGGAACATGATTGAGAACAGCATGTTTGAGGAAGAGCCAGATGTGGTGGATTTGGCAAAGGAGTTCCCATCCTATCCCATAGATTCAGATGATGTGGTCTACGAACCACGGAGCTCACGACTGCTAGTCAGAGGACTGGGAGAAAATGACTTGGACGAAGACGAGGAAGACTACGAATCATCTGCTCGGCTTCTTGGAATGTCCTTCATGAACCGCAATTCCAGCCAGCGTAGTGCTGCCTCATCCTACATCCGCCAACAACCTTCTGGATGGTGCTCGATGCCTTCTGCTTGGACAATGGTGGTAGGAGTTCTCATCTTGGTACTGGTTGCCTCCATGATCATGGTCATCTACTTCCTGCCAGGTTGCACTTTCACCCGAGATGGTTGTAAGAAGACCATGGACACTGTCTATCCAGTTTCCACAAGTGGAGAACTTTTCCCCTGGACAGAGTTGAGGTTACCAGTCAGTGTACACCCTGTGCATTACAATATTTCACTTCATCCCAACCTGACCTCCATGACCTTCCAAGGAAGCGTGTCGATTATAGTGCAGGTCTTGCAGGTAACAAAGAAGATAGTTCTGCACAGCTCTGATATGAAAATAATCAGTGCCACTTTTGAAGGTAAAGAGGTCAAGATCTTGGAGTACAAACCATGGCAGCAGATTGCCATAAAATTTCCAGACGATCTTAAGAAGGGACAGTATGTACTGAATATTAACTACACAGCAAACTTCTCCAGCAGCTATGATGGCTTCTACAACAGCTCCTATGTCGATACAACTGGTGCGAAAAG AGTTTTAGCTGCTACTCAGTTTGAACCCCTGGCAGCCCGCAAGGCTTTCCCTTGTTTTGACGAGCCAGGTTTTAAATCTACTTTTCTAATTAAGATAACAAGAGAACCCAAGTACATCAGCCTTTCAAACATGCCCAAG gcCAAAACCTCTAATTTAAGCAATGGGCTTCAAGAAGATGAGTTTGAGAAAAGTGTTAATATGAGCACTTACCTGGTTGCGTTTATAGTGGCTGAATTCAGCAGTGTCAGTAAGAATGTCTCTAAAACTATG GTGTCTGTGTATGCAGTTCCAGACAAAAAAGACCAAGTCCATTATGCTCTGGAAACAGCTGGCAAATTGTTGGATTTCTACAACACATTCTTTGAAATTGACTACCCATTAAGCAAGCTGG ATTTAGTGGCCATTCCTGACTTCCTTGCtggagccatggagaactggGGACTAATTACATTCCGTGAGACAACTCTGCTAGTTGGGAATCATTCCTCCCATATAGACAAGCAACTGGTGACCTGTGTCATTGCTCATGAACTTGCCCACCAG TGGTTTGGAAATTTGGTCACTATGAGATGGTGGAATGATCTTTGGCTAAATGAAGGATTTGCAACCTACATGCAGTATACATCAATTGAAACCGTGTTCCCTGAACTTGACATA GACACTGAATTCTTAAGCATTCGTTTCAGAGCCCTGGCCAAAGATGCATTGAACTCATCCCACCCAGTGTCTACTGTAGTGAGCACCCCAGAGCAGGTGGAAGAGATGTTTGACTCTGTGTCTTATGAGAAG GGGGCTTCAATACTTCTTATGCTCAATGGAACACTCACAGGTGAAGAGTTTCGAAAAGGAGTGATTGAGTATTTGCAGAAGTATACATTCAGAAACACAGAAAGTGAAGACTTATGGAACAGTCTATCCCAG ATTATGAATACTTGGACTGTACAGAAGGGCTTTCCTCTGGTCTCAGTGAAGAGGAATGGCACTCAAGTGACACTGACCCAAGAACATTTCCATCTGAATTCTGAAAACACCAAAGACAG TAGTTTGTGGCATATTCCCCTGACATATGTGAATGACAGCTGTAGTGCTCTCAGCTCCTGCAAGCAAGTATTCCATCTCAAGGACAAAACAG CCACGTTAAAGCTACCAGCTCAGGTCAAGTGGTTGAAGTTCAACTACAGGAGCGATGGCTTCTACATAGTGCATTATGACGAGGAAGGGTGGAGGGTGTTGAATGAGGCATTGAGTGTGGACGTGAATATTCTCCCCCGTGAGGACAGAGCAGCACTCATCAATAACATCTTTGCTCTCTCCAG ATTGGGCAAGGTGCCCTTCAGGCAGGTCTTAAATCTAATGGAGTACATCAGAAATGAGACAGAGACTGCTCCTCTCACTGAAGCTCTCTTCCAGCTTGCTCAGATCTACAGATTGCTTGACAAAAGATCAGAGTTGAACTTGGTCTCTAGAATGAAG agttacaTTTTTGAACATTTTGGCAGTTTAATGGACAGTCAATCATGGGAACAGGAAAACTCTGTGTCTAAGATTACACTTAGGTCCGCTCTGCTGGAGATTGCATGTTCCCTCAACAGACACAACTGCACAACACAGGCCAAACTTATCTTTGATCAGTGGTTGGCTTCCAACAAGACTAATCA GATTCCCAGTGACCTCATGACAACAGTCTTCAAAGTTGCTGCCCAAACGGAAGATGGATGGACCACACTTTTAGATATGTATAAATACTCCAACTATGACACAGAGAAGCGCAAGACACTGGAGGCTTTGGCCAGTACTCaggatgtaaaaaaaattatatt AATTCTACAAAAAAGTCTTGATGGAAGTGTGATCGAAACACATGAATTTCCCTTTGTGATCAACACAATTTGCAAGAACCTTCCTGGCTACCTCTACACTTGGTATTTTGTAAAAGAGAACTGGGATAAAATCATTCAAAA GTTTCCTGTCGGATCCTATGCCATTCAAAGCATCATCATGTCTACAACCAGTCAGTTTTCCACTAAAACACATCTCGTGGAG GCACAGAACTTCTTCAGTTCTCTGGGGGACAGAGGTTCTCAGATGAGGATCGTGCAGGAGGCCATTGAGACCATTAAGCTCAACATGCTTTGGCTGGAGAATAACCTCAACACACTTCAGAACTGGTTGTAG
- the LOC127430871 gene encoding leucyl-cystinyl aminopeptidase-like isoform X2 gives MESFDSESAPLPRNMIENSMFEEEPDVVDLAKEFPSYPIDSDDVVYEPRSSRLLVRGLGENDLDEDEEDYESSARLLGMSFMNRNSSQRSAASSYIRQQPSGWCSMPSAWTMVVGVLILVLVASMIMVIYFLPGCTFTRDGCKKTMDTVYPVSTSGELFPWTELRLPVSVHPVHYNISLHPNLTSMTFQGSVSIIVQVLQVTKKIVLHSSDMKIISATFEGKEVKILEYKPWQQIAIKFPDDLKKGQYVLNINYTANFSSSYDGFYNSSYVDTTGAKRVLAATQFEPLAARKAFPCFDEPGFKSTFLIKITREPKYISLSNMPKAKTSNLSNGLQEDEFEKSVNMSTYLVAFIVAEFSSVSKNVSKTMVSVYAVPDKKDQVHYALETAGKLLDFYNTFFEIDYPLSKLDLVAIPDFLAGAMENWGLITFRETTLLVGNHSSHIDKQLVTCVIAHELAHQWFGNLVTMRWWNDLWLNEGFATYMQYTSIETVFPELDIDTEFLSIRFRALAKDALNSSHPVSTVVSTPEQVEEMFDSVSYEKGASILLMLNGTLTGEEFRKGVIEYLQKYTFRNTESEDLWNSLSQVSKQPFNVAQIMNTWTVQKGFPLVSVKRNGTQVTLTQEHFHLNSENTKDSLWHIPLTYVNDSCSALSSCKQVFHLKDKTATLKLPAQVKWLKFNYRSDGFYIVHYDEEGWRVLNEALSVDVNILPREDRAALINNIFALSRLGKVPFRQVLNLMEYIRNETETAPLTEALFQLAQIYRLLDKRSELNLVSRMKSYIFEHFGSLMDSQSWEQENSVSKITLRSALLEIACSLNRHNCTTQAKLIFDQWLASNKTNQIPSDLMTTVFKVAAQTEDGWTTLLDMYKYSNYDTEKRKTLEALASTQDVKKIILILQKSLDGSVIETHEFPFVINTICKNLPGYLYTWYFVKENWDKIIQKFPVGSYAIQSIIMSTTSQFSTKTHLVEAQNFFSSLGDRGSQMRIVQEAIETIKLNMLWLENNLNTLQNWL, from the exons ATGGAGTCGTTTGATAGCG AAAGCGCTCCATTGCCCAGGAACATGATTGAGAACAGCATGTTTGAGGAAGAGCCAGATGTGGTGGATTTGGCAAAGGAGTTCCCATCCTATCCCATAGATTCAGATGATGTGGTCTACGAACCACGGAGCTCACGACTGCTAGTCAGAGGACTGGGAGAAAATGACTTGGACGAAGACGAGGAAGACTACGAATCATCTGCTCGGCTTCTTGGAATGTCCTTCATGAACCGCAATTCCAGCCAGCGTAGTGCTGCCTCATCCTACATCCGCCAACAACCTTCTGGATGGTGCTCGATGCCTTCTGCTTGGACAATGGTGGTAGGAGTTCTCATCTTGGTACTGGTTGCCTCCATGATCATGGTCATCTACTTCCTGCCAGGTTGCACTTTCACCCGAGATGGTTGTAAGAAGACCATGGACACTGTCTATCCAGTTTCCACAAGTGGAGAACTTTTCCCCTGGACAGAGTTGAGGTTACCAGTCAGTGTACACCCTGTGCATTACAATATTTCACTTCATCCCAACCTGACCTCCATGACCTTCCAAGGAAGCGTGTCGATTATAGTGCAGGTCTTGCAGGTAACAAAGAAGATAGTTCTGCACAGCTCTGATATGAAAATAATCAGTGCCACTTTTGAAGGTAAAGAGGTCAAGATCTTGGAGTACAAACCATGGCAGCAGATTGCCATAAAATTTCCAGACGATCTTAAGAAGGGACAGTATGTACTGAATATTAACTACACAGCAAACTTCTCCAGCAGCTATGATGGCTTCTACAACAGCTCCTATGTCGATACAACTGGTGCGAAAAG AGTTTTAGCTGCTACTCAGTTTGAACCCCTGGCAGCCCGCAAGGCTTTCCCTTGTTTTGACGAGCCAGGTTTTAAATCTACTTTTCTAATTAAGATAACAAGAGAACCCAAGTACATCAGCCTTTCAAACATGCCCAAG gcCAAAACCTCTAATTTAAGCAATGGGCTTCAAGAAGATGAGTTTGAGAAAAGTGTTAATATGAGCACTTACCTGGTTGCGTTTATAGTGGCTGAATTCAGCAGTGTCAGTAAGAATGTCTCTAAAACTATG GTGTCTGTGTATGCAGTTCCAGACAAAAAAGACCAAGTCCATTATGCTCTGGAAACAGCTGGCAAATTGTTGGATTTCTACAACACATTCTTTGAAATTGACTACCCATTAAGCAAGCTGG ATTTAGTGGCCATTCCTGACTTCCTTGCtggagccatggagaactggGGACTAATTACATTCCGTGAGACAACTCTGCTAGTTGGGAATCATTCCTCCCATATAGACAAGCAACTGGTGACCTGTGTCATTGCTCATGAACTTGCCCACCAG TGGTTTGGAAATTTGGTCACTATGAGATGGTGGAATGATCTTTGGCTAAATGAAGGATTTGCAACCTACATGCAGTATACATCAATTGAAACCGTGTTCCCTGAACTTGACATA GACACTGAATTCTTAAGCATTCGTTTCAGAGCCCTGGCCAAAGATGCATTGAACTCATCCCACCCAGTGTCTACTGTAGTGAGCACCCCAGAGCAGGTGGAAGAGATGTTTGACTCTGTGTCTTATGAGAAG GGGGCTTCAATACTTCTTATGCTCAATGGAACACTCACAGGTGAAGAGTTTCGAAAAGGAGTGATTGAGTATTTGCAGAAGTATACATTCAGAAACACAGAAAGTGAAGACTTATGGAACAGTCTATCCCAG GTGAGTAAACAACCCTTCAATGTTGCCCAGATTATGAATACTTGGACTGTACAGAAGGGCTTTCCTCTGGTCTCAGTGAAGAGGAATGGCACTCAAGTGACACTGACCCAAGAACATTTCCATCTGAATTCTGAAAACACCAAAGACAG TTTGTGGCATATTCCCCTGACATATGTGAATGACAGCTGTAGTGCTCTCAGCTCCTGCAAGCAAGTATTCCATCTCAAGGACAAAACAG CCACGTTAAAGCTACCAGCTCAGGTCAAGTGGTTGAAGTTCAACTACAGGAGCGATGGCTTCTACATAGTGCATTATGACGAGGAAGGGTGGAGGGTGTTGAATGAGGCATTGAGTGTGGACGTGAATATTCTCCCCCGTGAGGACAGAGCAGCACTCATCAATAACATCTTTGCTCTCTCCAG ATTGGGCAAGGTGCCCTTCAGGCAGGTCTTAAATCTAATGGAGTACATCAGAAATGAGACAGAGACTGCTCCTCTCACTGAAGCTCTCTTCCAGCTTGCTCAGATCTACAGATTGCTTGACAAAAGATCAGAGTTGAACTTGGTCTCTAGAATGAAG agttacaTTTTTGAACATTTTGGCAGTTTAATGGACAGTCAATCATGGGAACAGGAAAACTCTGTGTCTAAGATTACACTTAGGTCCGCTCTGCTGGAGATTGCATGTTCCCTCAACAGACACAACTGCACAACACAGGCCAAACTTATCTTTGATCAGTGGTTGGCTTCCAACAAGACTAATCA GATTCCCAGTGACCTCATGACAACAGTCTTCAAAGTTGCTGCCCAAACGGAAGATGGATGGACCACACTTTTAGATATGTATAAATACTCCAACTATGACACAGAGAAGCGCAAGACACTGGAGGCTTTGGCCAGTACTCaggatgtaaaaaaaattatatt AATTCTACAAAAAAGTCTTGATGGAAGTGTGATCGAAACACATGAATTTCCCTTTGTGATCAACACAATTTGCAAGAACCTTCCTGGCTACCTCTACACTTGGTATTTTGTAAAAGAGAACTGGGATAAAATCATTCAAAA GTTTCCTGTCGGATCCTATGCCATTCAAAGCATCATCATGTCTACAACCAGTCAGTTTTCCACTAAAACACATCTCGTGGAG GCACAGAACTTCTTCAGTTCTCTGGGGGACAGAGGTTCTCAGATGAGGATCGTGCAGGAGGCCATTGAGACCATTAAGCTCAACATGCTTTGGCTGGAGAATAACCTCAACACACTTCAGAACTGGTTGTAG